A stretch of the Leishmania donovani BPK282A1 complete genome, chromosome 21 genome encodes the following:
- a CDS encoding zinc finger domain-like protein produces MDNGDLLRYALQRRQYLVAIWLTLQQRWFVTSFNASTRVVGWAVVALGVALVTFTVVTFARNVVPVLTTPGSLPYVLLQCLLVFVSFNIYVNYFCSTTFSRHIGQAPPEYTYRGPYTTNAAGAPYDNSDSSEDSGDDGVKEGDGSPRVHGRTQEISSMAAGVPLAQHAFSSPRRGAEAPRGPFDTTLNDPASPRVPMPAATGMVAPSQPPLPTTNFLGIRVVRVFRGDESADGDAAATVPLHQQKAGVACRRGSMRSLLACFTRLTRSASAVFHARGCHRCHLPNRPKTVASLDALLELEAIAETAERCPPRLRVARLLDVPRRYCHHCRRLKAPREHHCAICNECVTKMDHHCPWINNCVDAENQRYFLLFVWWLWVGTLLATGFLGYGYIRESSNARRFRRLHAQWRTSPNKAAVEAKLRALRMPYGPAGVLLTSYLTTLTFGVTVIVCLCMSLFLYVNKRLVLENTTAIESIYVHEKRTHVYASTNFTYRNPYDLGKWLNFVDLFSTARDPLVKMMLKAEAEADRRATAARPGGCADDRGWRWAAVARRLAQRVAIVVWLTGFPTFRPIYGDGVHYPTFDLLASGELHPLLSE; encoded by the coding sequence ATGGACAACGGGGATCTCCTCCGCTATGCATTGCAGAGGCGCCAGTACCTCGTCGCCATATGGCTCActcttcagcagcgctggTTCGTCACGTCTTTCAACGCCTCGACGCGGGTCGTGGGCTGGGCCGTCGTCGCCTTGGGGGTGGCCCTCGTCACCTTCACTGTGGTGACGTTCGCGCGCAACGTGGTACCGGTGCTCACCACGCCAGGCTCCCTCCCGTACGTCCTTCTGCAGTGTCTCCTTGTGTTTGTCTCCTTCAACATCTATGTCAACTACTTCTGCTCTACAACATTTTCGAGGCACATCGGCCAAGCACCGCCGGAGTACACGTATCGGGGCCCGTACACCACCAACGCGGCCGGTGCTCCCTACGACAACTCCGACTCCTCGGAAgacagcggcgatgacggcgtgAAAGAAGGCGATGGTAGCCCACGGGTGCATGGCCGCACGCAGGAGATAAGCTCGATGGCTGCTGGTGTCCCGTTAGCGCAGCACGCGTTTTCCTCTCCGCGCAGGGGCGCGGAGGCACCTCGAGGCCCCTTCGACACTACTCTCAACGACCCCGCGTCGCCTCGAGTGCCTATGCCGGCGGCTACGGGAATGGTGGCACCGTCGCAACCGCCGCTCCCGACGACGAACTTTCTCGGCATTCGCGTTGTGCGTGTCTTTAGGGGCGATGAGAGCGCGGacggagacgctgctgcgacggtgccgctACACCAGCAAAAAGCCGGCGTTGCCTGTCGGAGAGGTAGCATGCGCTCGCTACTCGCTTGTTTCACCCGTCTTACCCGGAGTGCTAGTGCTGTGTTCCATGCACGAGGGTGCCACCGGTGCCACCTGCCGAATCGGCCAAAGACAGTGGCATCGCTGGACGCACTTCTCGAGCTCGAGGCGATTGCTGAAACCGCTGAGCGCTGCCCACCGCGGCTGCGAGTCGCTCGCTTGCTGGACGTGCCGCGGCGCTActgccaccactgccgccgcctgaAGGCGCCGCGCGAGCACCACTGCGCCATATGCAACGAGTGTGTCACGAAGATGGACCATCATTGCCCGTGGATCAACAACTGCGTCGACGCGGAGAACCAGCGCTACTTCCTGCTGTTTGTGTGGTGGCTGTGGGTGGGCACCCTGCTGGCCACCGGCTTCCTGGGCTACGGCTACATACGCGAAAGCAGCAACGCTCGAAGGTTTAGGCGACTGCACGCGCAGTGGAGGACGTCTCCAAACAAggccgccgtggaggcgaaACTGCGTGCACTGCGCATGCCCTACGGCCCCGCCGGTGTGCTGCTCACGTCGTATCTGACAACGCTGACATTCGGCGTGACGGTCATCGTCTGTCTCTGCATGTCACTCTTCCTGTACGTCAACAAGCGCCTGGTGCTGGAGAACACAACGGCGATCGAGAGCATCTACGTGCATgagaagcgcacgcacgtatACGCGTCCACCAACTTTACGTACCGCAACCCATACGACTTGGGGAAGTGGCTGAACTTCGTCGATCTTTTCTCCACCGCGCGTGACCCGCTTGTGAAGATGATGCTGAAGgctgaggcggaggcggacaGGAGAGCCACAGCGGCCCGCCCTGGCGGCTGTGCAGACGaccgtggatggcgctggGCGGCTGTCGCCAGGCGTTTGGCGCAACGCGTGGCAATCGTTGTGTGGCTCACCGGCTTTCCAACGTTCCGACCAATCTACGGGGATGGGGTGCACTACCCCACCTTTGACTTGCTTGCGTCCGGTGAGCTGCACCCGCTACTGTCGGAGTAG
- a CDS encoding 2-oxoisovalerate dehydrogenase alpha subunit, putative, with the protein MFHISRAVRCNALATAIAGRTSLSDAIRQVQKVWNLDFKDGPVTTSTLTFNDEPDPAAPIFHVLDLQGGVFVEEKADSGAAAATPSTVNEAGKTELQSAELGQVFRYHAKDETSVITREVAERMMSAMLTHNTIDKIMLEAQRQGRISFYMTMFGEEAAVIGAAAGLASNDELFAQYREAGILTYRGYTIPEFIAQCMGNCECDLKGRQMPIHYGSKRLNAQMVSSPLATQIPHGAGAGYAFRLENQALERRLPTGTLLSTIPEARICATFFGEGAASEGDFHAGLNFASTVGSHTLFFVRNNGYAISTPTHSQYMGDGILSRAVGYGMPAARVDGLDALAVYHTVRKARELILNNHRPVLVEALTYRLSHHSTSDDSTAYRSRDEIEHFAETFSPIERFERFMAERGWWTPEQSTEVVERTRREVLSELRRQEKLPAWPVSTLCDDVFEHLTPELERQRAQLVEHYQAHRSIYDQEKL; encoded by the coding sequence ATGTTCCACATCTCTCGTGCAGTGCGCTGCAACGcactcgccaccgccatcgctggCCGTACCTCGCTAAGTGATGCGATACGCCAGGTGCAGAAGGTGTGGAACCTTGACTTCAAGGATGGACCGGTGACCACGAGCACGCTGACGTTCAATGACGAGCCTGACCCGGCTGCGCCGATCTTCCATGTGCTCGATTTGCAAGGCGGCGTCTTTGTGGAGGAAAAGGCAGacagcggagctgctgcagcaacgccttCAACCGTCAATGAGGCTGGCAAAACTGAGCTGCAGAGCGCCGAGCTTGGGCAGGTATTTCGCTACCATGCAAAGGATGAGACGAGCGTCATCACTcgcgaggtggcggagcgcaTGATGTCGGCGATGCTGACGCACAACACCATAGACAAGATAATGCtagaggcgcagcggcaaggcCGCATCTCCTTCTACATGACGATGTTTGGCGAGGAGGCTGCCGTGatcggcgcggcggctgggCTGGCCAGCAACGACGAGCTCTTCGCGCAATACAGAGAGGCGGGTATTCTGACGTACCGCGGCTACACTATACCCGAGTTTATCGCGCAGTGCATGGGCAACTGTGAGTGCGATTTGAAGGGCCGTCAGATGCCTATCCACTACGGCAGCAAGCGTCTGAATGCGCAGATGGTCAGCTCCCCGCTCGCCACGCAGATCCctcacggcgccggcgccggctaCGCGTTTCGGCTAGAAAACCAGGCGCTGGAGAGGAGGCTGCCGACTGGCACGCTGCTGTCGACGATTCCGGAGGCGCGCATCTGTGCCACCTTCTTCGGCGAGGGAGCCGCGAGCGAGGGCGACTTCCACGCTGGGCTGAACTTCGCTAGCACCGTCGGCTCGCACACCCTCTTCTTTGTGCGCAACAATGGTTACGCCATCTCGACCCCGACCCACAGCCAGTACATGGGCGACGGCATCTTGAGCCGTGCGGTAGGCTACGgcatgccggccgccagaGTCGACGGCCTCGACGCGCTGGCGGTTTACCATACCGTGCGCAAGGCACGTGAACTGATCCTGAACAACCACCGGCCCGTCCTGGTGGAGGCACTGACGTACCGCCTCTCGCACCACTCAACCTCCGACGACAGTACCGCGTACCGCTCGCGGGACGAGATCGAGCACTTCGCAGAGACCTTTAGCCCCATCGAGCGCTTTGAGCGCTTCATGGCAGAGCGTGGCTGGTGGACGCCCGAGCAGTCGACGGAGGTTGTCGAGAGGACCCGCAGAGAGGTGCTTAGCGAGCTGCGTCGGCAGGAGAAGCTGCCTGCATGGCCAGTATCGACCCTGTGCGATGACGTCTTTGAGCACCTGACGCCagagctggagcggcagaGGGCGCAGCTGGTGGAGCACTACCAGGCGCACCGGTCTATCTACGATCAGGAGAAGCTTTAG
- a CDS encoding methyltransferase-like protein has protein sequence MHRRIHKNGEVYTLTKHPPSRSSYLRLLLFPQSPGMSLDGGGISNGPEAQATASAMEEDYCLHGRERFQNQWARAGVFSPASLRVYGITGEPVLMRSIKQARMLSATFGTCFLGRFPRFRSSPSSGDSDAAAVTQKDNASNAAGPSRSGSSYDSLPFSSLLLGPCPPPNMTADPHMLHQAWRREVAGTWSALHMPSEWCQTMNGVVTELSWSTRAQRKRIAEQLELAAFMCLRAVQVPLPFYAADVAWSGGDDDDSRDQEDNEGGATAGKRGGAQPMSDEEENQRNIRVACLAADVVLSFIQQCTRVKVWVRCDACNPAHRYQLQRLRQAVLYGYSTLKTDSRRVIYRINTPCSVTSTTTSLMSDASPPSSSSSPRSGVVHTEAASSLMALLYYSTWNPRMLLPSEWLGEEVVGFECPTAPALLACLAPHGVAPHEHPNYRPDAPGTASSTHHRPSATLAEEDVVEAQEQAHPNHGNPDEDNAPLRRTPPAYHDGESEGSRTGYSLFDWYDSVTELETSHEADSAVAAAKGGSKGSGSASDTSYEAAADCRRSHLLRSRYTYVMPEDLQPLVASRWAGTYPPFVSAITFIVELLRRRAMPVFDRTFFDQYPLLNYLHFKGVEEPTRDVFASFEGQLQLPLQPLSHHLSSGVYEVFERDARKYRQYREAVFHYVRDWYAAGAEQQHAHQNKMFFAKHGAMQRVPVPSPDERTLHLVLLGCGRGPLIDECLHAVSALGVRLRIFAIEKNPPAAAFTRMRWANDPEWMQLAYTFGHTLEVIVADGRTIATAAEDGSLTLPADFGLCDLIVSELLGSLGDNELSPECLEAFHAQLEDIQLSRGIAFNPHLMCIPQQYTAWVAPLMSATFDAAVTEAAVKGLTVPPPGCHDRHAALNHTLLVTNLSRAVTLAPPQPCWTFEHRFHGGSGNDYKGDRGAMKRREPVSLERAASLVFQVPPCGRCCGLAGYFSAVLYESATAPATIIATAPVERTEDMYSWFPCVFALEPAQQAELQDVGQAAAEESRMVAIRVQLDRRTGLAEQRVWYEWSVTYGDAAVERQSPRTGRDASAAPLVHNKNGWAASMLL, from the coding sequence ATGCATAGACGCATACATAAAAACGGCGAAGTGTACACGCTCACGAAACATCCTCCAAGTCGCTCCTCTTATCTCCGCCTTCTACTATTCCCTCAGTCTCCCGGAATGTCGCTCGATGGCGGTGGCATCAGCAATGGCCCCGAGGCACAGGCTACCGCCTCGGCCATGGAGGAGGACTACTGCCTGCATGGGCGGGAGCGCTTTCAAAACCAGTGGGCGCGCGCTGGCGTGTTTTCTCCTGCCTCATTGCGTGTGTACGGCATCACCGGGGAGCCGGTGCTGATGCGCTCCATCAAGCAAGCGCGCATGCTGAGTGCCACGTTCGGCACGTGCTTTCTCGGCCGCTTTCCGCGGTTCAGgtcgtcgccgtcttcgggggacagcgatgccgccgccgtcacgcaGAAGGACAACGCCTCGAACGCTGCCGGTCCGTccagaagcggcagcagctacGATTCGCTTCCCTTCAGCTCCCTCTTGCTGGGTCCGTGCCCTCCGCCGAACATGACGGCTGATCCCCACATGCTACATCAGGCGTGGCGCAGGGAGGTGGCCGGGACGTGGAGCGCGCTGCACATGCCGTCGGAGTGGTGCCAGACGATGAACGGTGTCGTGACGGAGCTAAGCTGGTcgacgcgtgcgcagcggaaGCGTATCGCTGAGCAGCTTGAGCTAGCAGCCTTCATGTGCCTACGCGCCGTGCAGGTGCCGCTACCGTTCTATGCCGCGGACGTCGCATGGTCTGGCGGAGATGACGACGACAGCCGCGATCAGGAGGACAACGAGGGGGGTGCCACAGCAGgcaagcgcggcggcgcgcagccgaTGAGTGATGAAGAGGAGAATCAGCGCAACATCCGCGTCGCTTGTCTTGCCGCGGATGTAGTGCTGTCTTTCATTCAGCAGTGCACGAGGGTGAAGGTGTGGGTCCGTTGCGATGCATGCAACCCTGCCCATCGCtaccagctgcagcgtctccgcCAGGCCGTCCTTTACGGCTACTCCACTCTCAAGACGGACTCAAGGCGGGTGATATACCGCATCAATACACCCTGTAGTGTCACCAGCACCACTACGAGCCTCATGTCTGacgcatcaccgccgtcgtcgtcctcgtcgccgcgtTCGGGTGTGGTGCATACCGAGGCGGCTTCGTCTttgatggcgctgctctaCTACTCCACGTGGAACCCGCGCATGCTGCTGCCCAGCGAGTGGCTCGGCGAGGAGGTCGTCGGCTTTGAGTGCCCTACTGccccggcgctgctggcgtgtCTGGCGCCGCACggggtggcgccgcacgAGCACCCCAACTACCGCCCTGACGCCCCAGGCACCGCTTCCAGCACGCACCATCGCCCCAGCGCCACtttggcggaggaggacgtcgtggaggcgcaggagcaggcGCACCCTAACCACGGCAACCCCGACGAGGACAACGCACCGCTCCGGCGAACGCCACCGGCCTACCACGACGGCGAGAGCGAAGGGAGTCGAACAGGCTACTCACTCTTCGACTGGTACGACAGCGTTACAGAGCTTGAGACGAGCCACGAAGCCGActcggccgtggcggcggcgaagggggGCTCCAAGGGCTCCGGTTCCGCCTCCGACACATCGTATGAGGCAGCGGCCGACTGTCGCCGCTCTCATTTGCTGCGGAGCCGCTACACCTACGTGATGCCGGAGGATCTCCAGCCGTTGGTGGCCTCCCGCTGGGCTGGCACCTACCCGCCCTTTGTCAGCGCGATCACCTTCAttgtggagctgctgcgccggcgcgcgaTGCCAGTGTTCGATCGCACCTTTTTTGACCAGTACCCGCTGCTCAACTACCTCCACTTCAAAGGCGTCGAGGAGCCGACCCGCGACGTCTTTGCCTCCTTCGAGGGTCAACTCCAACTGCCACTACAGCCACTGAGCCACCACCTGTCGAGCGGCGTCTACGAAGTCTTTGAGCGCGACGCACGAAAATACCGGCAGTACCGCGAGGCAGTCTTTCACTACGTGCGGGACTGGTACGCCGCCggggcggagcagcagcacgcgcatcAGAACAAAATGTTCTTCGCGAAGCACGGTGCCATGCAGAGGGTGCCGGTGCCCTCGCCGGATGAGCGGACACTCCAcctcgtgctgctcggctgcGGTCGCGGCCCGTTGATCGATGAGTGCCTCCACGCTGTCTCCGCGCTCGGGGTGCGACTGCGCATCTTCGCCATCGAAAAGAATCCCCCAGCTGCCGCCTTCACGCGAATGCGGTGGGCGAATGACCCCGAGTGGATGCAGCTAGCCTACACCTTCGGACACACACTGGAGGTGATCGTCGCCGACGGGCGCACCATTGCGACCGCCGCGGAAGACGGCTCGCTCACCTTACCGGCTGACTTCGGTCTGTGCGACCTTATCGTTTCTGAGCTGCTCGGGAGTCTGGGCGACAACGAGCTGAGCCCGGAGTGTCTGGAGGCCTTCCACGCTCAGCTCGAGGACATCCAGCTCAGCCGCGGCATCGCTTTCAACCCTCACCTCATGTGCATTCCACAGCAATACACTGCGTGGGTGGCGCCGCTCATGTCTGCCACCTTTgatgcggcggtgacggaggcggctgTGAAAGGGttgacggtgccgccgccgggctGCCACGACCGCCATGCTGCTCTCAATCATACGCTGCTTGTCACAAACCTCAGCAGGGCTGTCACACTGGCGCCTCCGCAGCCGTGCTGGACCTTCGAGCACCGAttccacggcggcagcggtaaCGACTACAAGGGAGACCGCGGCGCGATGAAGCGGCGGGAGCCCGTGTCGCTGGAGCGGGCGGCGAGCCTTGTCTTTCAGGTGCCGCCgtgtggccgctgctgcggcttgGCTGGCTATTTCTCCGCGGTGCTTTACGAGTCTGCGACCGCGCCAGCCACGATCATCGCCACTGCCCCTGTGGAGAGGACGGAGGACATGTACAGTTGGTTTCCATGCGTCTTTGCGCTCGAGCCCGCCcagcaggcggagctgcaggatGTCGggcaagcagcggcggaagAAAGCCGCATGGTCGCCATCCGCGTGCAGCTTGATCGGCGGACGGGTCTGGCGGAGCAGAGGGTTTGGTATGAGTGGAGCGTCACCtacggcgatgcggcggtggagcgaCAGTCGCCGAGGACTGGCCGCGacgcctccgctgcaccgTTGGTTCACAACAAGAACGGCTGGGCTGCGTCGATGCTCCTGTGA